Proteins encoded within one genomic window of Bacillus sp. F19:
- a CDS encoding methylmalonyl-CoA mutase family protein — MKQRINHEINDFEKASEQMWVEEAEKALKGKSIQSLSKETYEGISLIPLYTQHNTQFSGEKLGMKAQQKNEWSVSQKLQRSNTPAQLKEEIQEALKRGQDIIHLENIGYLETYQDICTAFDGLDFEQKEFHLSLQGNIGFFPLFITYLKNKKCRGTFAFDPYGEWIGGTDLLSPAKKIEMLAEMITILDEENLPNVRAVLFGGEIFHNAGGSAREELAYTFSNAIELINGLKERGFTIDKLADRVGFSFSAGSHFFMEIAKFRAAKKIWATILAAFGTSPERHPIVLHAAASSFNKTKHDLHVNMLRATTEAFSAAIGGVNSITVASFDEVLGEVSKTGDRIARNTHFILKEESLLSKVADPAGGSWYIEELTAELADLAWKEIQSIETMGGFVQAAKQNYIQDKLRELLAQRLEDVNKRKVQLIGTNHYANLQEPEREIQKAEAYIHITEAVENDRGKRLKDWMIAAKTVKASEINAGILSDQSMAEVKPLSTMRLAEQFEGLRADSIKYKSRFGHYPNVHIMVLGKLLDYKPRLDFVTGMLSAGGIEAVILKHDQPESFSGDKPLIVCGKDEAYESFDFTQATQGANVYAAGRLNKDQLEQCGIHECIYLGMDVYAFLKKLQFQLGVS; from the coding sequence ATGAAGCAAAGAATCAATCACGAAATAAATGATTTTGAAAAAGCATCCGAACAAATGTGGGTGGAAGAGGCTGAGAAAGCTTTAAAGGGGAAAAGCATTCAAAGTCTTTCAAAAGAAACATATGAAGGTATTTCTTTAATTCCATTATATACTCAGCACAATACGCAATTCAGCGGAGAAAAACTGGGTATGAAAGCCCAGCAGAAAAATGAATGGTCTGTCAGCCAAAAGCTTCAGCGTTCAAATACGCCTGCTCAGTTAAAAGAAGAAATCCAGGAAGCTTTGAAGCGGGGACAGGATATCATTCACTTAGAAAACATTGGCTATTTGGAAACCTATCAGGACATTTGCACAGCATTTGATGGACTTGATTTTGAACAAAAGGAGTTCCATCTTTCACTGCAGGGCAATATCGGATTTTTTCCATTATTTATTACTTATTTGAAAAACAAGAAATGTAGAGGAACATTCGCTTTTGATCCATATGGAGAATGGATTGGCGGAACGGATCTGCTTTCACCGGCAAAGAAGATTGAAATGCTTGCCGAGATGATCACTATTCTGGATGAGGAGAATTTGCCTAATGTAAGAGCTGTTTTATTCGGCGGTGAAATTTTCCATAATGCGGGGGGATCTGCAAGAGAAGAGCTGGCATATACGTTTTCCAATGCAATTGAGCTTATTAATGGATTAAAAGAACGCGGCTTTACCATCGATAAACTTGCTGACAGGGTCGGCTTTTCTTTCTCTGCCGGATCTCATTTTTTTATGGAGATTGCCAAGTTCAGAGCGGCAAAAAAAATATGGGCAACCATTTTGGCAGCATTCGGGACAAGTCCCGAGCGTCATCCAATCGTTTTACATGCTGCGGCATCTTCTTTTAACAAAACAAAGCATGATTTGCACGTGAATATGCTGAGAGCAACTACAGAAGCATTTTCAGCCGCTATCGGCGGAGTGAACAGCATAACGGTTGCATCTTTTGATGAAGTGCTTGGAGAAGTTAGTAAAACAGGTGACAGGATTGCAAGAAATACTCATTTTATTTTAAAAGAAGAAAGTCTGCTGTCTAAAGTCGCTGATCCTGCAGGCGGCTCATGGTACATTGAAGAGCTCACAGCAGAGCTTGCAGATCTTGCCTGGAAGGAAATTCAGTCTATCGAAACCATGGGCGGATTCGTGCAGGCAGCAAAGCAAAATTATATTCAGGACAAATTGAGGGAACTTCTTGCGCAAAGGCTGGAAGATGTCAATAAACGCAAGGTACAGCTAATTGGAACGAACCATTACGCGAATTTGCAGGAGCCTGAAAGAGAAATCCAAAAAGCTGAAGCGTATATCCATATTACAGAAGCTGTTGAAAATGACCGGGGTAAGAGGTTGAAAGATTGGATGATAGCAGCAAAAACGGTTAAAGCAAGTGAAATAAATGCGGGAATATTAAGTGATCAGTCAATGGCTGAAGTGAAACCTCTGTCAACAATGAGGCTCGCTGAACAATTCGAAGGACTAAGGGCTGATTCCATTAAATACAAAAGCAGGTTTGGCCATTATCCGAACGTTCATATCATGGTGCTCGGAAAGCTGCTCGACTATAAACCAAGACTTGATTTTGTTACAGGTATGCTCTCTGCAGGAGGAATAGAGGCTGTGATCTTGAAGCATGATCAGCCTGAAAGCTTTTCAGGGGACAAGCCTCTGATCGTATGCGGGAAAGATGAGGCATACGAATCGTTTGATTTCACACAGGCAACGCAAGGCGCCAATGTTTACGCAGCGGGCCGTCTTAATAAAGATCAACTTGAGCAGTGCGGCATTCATGAATGCATCTATCTGGGGATGGATGTTTATGCCTTCTTGAAAAAATTGCAGTTTCAATTGGGGGTATCGTAA
- a CDS encoding YegS/Rv2252/BmrU family lipid kinase, with protein sequence MAKYKKGMLIYNGNAGQKDAEKTLGICVPIISLHVEQLLLLQTSKPLDAQEYCMKHSEDMEIGIILGGDGTVHECINGLGGLIQRPVIAILPGGTCNDFSRTLGIPQNLKKAAEALFTGEIRGMDAAETSGGYFLNFWGIGLVAETSENINDTEKALLGKVSYFLSAFRTIKSMKPFHFKLKLDDTWIEEEAILVLIANGKIIGTNVLPYPDIKIDDGLADIFIIKEASFSLIKEVLTMNDNIDWNHINSQLMHYQASSMHIETKEEMSVDTDGEVYSKTPETITILHNHFQMLAPKDE encoded by the coding sequence ATGGCAAAATATAAAAAAGGCATGCTGATATATAATGGTAATGCCGGCCAGAAAGATGCGGAAAAGACGCTTGGCATCTGCGTTCCGATTATTTCCCTGCATGTGGAGCAGCTTTTGCTGCTTCAAACTTCAAAACCTCTCGATGCACAGGAATACTGCATGAAGCACAGTGAAGACATGGAAATCGGAATTATTCTGGGTGGGGATGGCACGGTACATGAGTGTATAAACGGACTTGGCGGATTAATTCAAAGGCCGGTAATCGCCATTTTGCCCGGCGGTACATGCAATGACTTTTCAAGAACGCTTGGCATTCCGCAAAATTTAAAGAAAGCTGCTGAAGCATTATTTACAGGCGAAATTCGGGGTATGGATGCTGCAGAAACAAGCGGGGGATACTTTCTCAATTTTTGGGGCATCGGCCTTGTTGCTGAAACATCAGAAAATATTAATGACACCGAAAAAGCTCTGCTCGGAAAAGTCAGCTATTTTCTGAGTGCCTTTCGGACGATCAAAAGCATGAAGCCATTTCACTTCAAACTGAAGCTAGATGACACCTGGATTGAGGAGGAAGCCATCCTGGTGCTGATCGCCAACGGCAAAATCATCGGCACAAATGTGCTGCCATATCCCGATATAAAAATTGACGACGGCCTTGCCGATATTTTTATAATCAAAGAAGCCAGTTTTTCTCTTATTAAAGAAGTATTAACGATGAATGATAACATTGACTGGAATCATATTAATTCTCAGCTGATGCACTATCAGGCAAGCAGCATGCACATTGAAACAAAAGAAGAAATGAGCGTCGATACAGACGGTGAGGTTTATTCAAAAACACCTGAAACCATCACGATTTTACATAATCATTTTCAAATGCTCGCTCCTAAAGATGAATGA
- a CDS encoding 2-oxo acid dehydrogenase subunit E2, which yields MAVEQMTMPQLGESVTEGTISKWLVSVGDTVNKYDPIAEVMTDKVNAEVPSSFTGVIKELVADEGDTLAVGEIICKVEVGGGSEGDPAENEPDTSASEATIKEQPKQQTDQSNKKRYSPAVLRLAQENDIDLEQVSGTGAGGRITRKDLQQIIESGNIPSSGNKGNAVVQEAPAKAEAKQNVPAAAPQKAAQPTAASVSAQPGDIEIPVTGIRKAIASNMLRSKHEAPHAWTMIEVDATNLVEYRNSIKNEFKQKEGFNLTFFAFFVKAVAQALKEFPQINSMWAGESIIQKKDINISIAVATDDALFVPVIKHADEKTIKGIAREISELAGKVRAGKLTADEMKGGTFTVNNTGSFGSVQSMGIINYPQAAILQVESIVKRPVVMNNGMIAVRDMVNLCMSLDHRVLDGLVCGRFLARVKEILENTSIDTTSVY from the coding sequence ATGGCAGTTGAACAGATGACCATGCCCCAGCTTGGGGAAAGTGTAACGGAAGGCACCATCAGTAAATGGCTTGTATCAGTGGGTGATACAGTAAACAAATACGATCCGATTGCTGAGGTTATGACAGATAAAGTAAATGCAGAGGTTCCATCTTCATTTACAGGTGTAATCAAAGAATTGGTTGCAGATGAGGGCGACACGCTTGCTGTCGGCGAAATCATTTGTAAAGTCGAAGTCGGCGGAGGAAGCGAAGGGGATCCAGCAGAAAATGAACCCGACACGTCTGCTTCTGAGGCAACAATAAAAGAGCAGCCAAAACAGCAAACGGATCAGTCAAATAAGAAACGATATTCTCCTGCTGTCCTGCGCTTGGCCCAGGAAAACGACATTGATCTTGAACAGGTTAGCGGTACAGGCGCCGGAGGAAGAATCACAAGAAAAGACCTGCAGCAAATCATTGAGAGCGGAAATATCCCGTCATCAGGAAACAAGGGAAATGCAGTTGTTCAAGAAGCGCCAGCTAAAGCTGAAGCAAAGCAAAATGTACCGGCAGCTGCACCTCAGAAAGCTGCACAACCAACTGCAGCTTCTGTTTCGGCACAGCCGGGAGATATTGAAATTCCTGTTACTGGCATCCGTAAAGCGATCGCCTCTAACATGCTTCGAAGCAAGCACGAGGCACCTCATGCCTGGACGATGATCGAAGTGGATGCAACCAATCTGGTTGAATACCGCAATTCTATCAAGAATGAATTCAAGCAAAAAGAAGGATTTAATCTTACTTTCTTTGCGTTCTTCGTCAAAGCTGTCGCTCAAGCTTTAAAAGAATTTCCGCAAATCAATTCTATGTGGGCTGGCGAGAGCATTATTCAGAAGAAAGACATCAATATCTCAATCGCGGTTGCAACAGATGATGCTCTGTTTGTGCCGGTGATTAAGCATGCAGATGAGAAGACAATTAAAGGCATAGCCCGTGAAATTTCTGAACTTGCAGGCAAGGTCCGTGCAGGTAAATTAACTGCAGATGAAATGAAAGGCGGCACCTTTACTGTAAACAATACAGGTTCATTTGGATCTGTGCAGTCTATGGGAATCATCAACTATCCGCAGGCTGCCATTCTTCAGGTGGAATCAATCGTAAAACGTCCTGTTGTAATGAACAACGGCATGATTGCAGTGCGAGATATGGTGAATCTGTGCATGTCGCTTGATCATCGTGTGCTTGACGGATTAGTGTGCGGCAGGTTCCTGGCCAGAGTAAAAGAAATTTTAGAGAATACGTCTATAGACACGACTTCAGTTTATTAA
- a CDS encoding alpha-ketoacid dehydrogenase subunit beta, with product MPVISYIDAVTMAIREEMERDPKVFVLGEDVGKKGGVFKATAGLYDKFGEERVIDTPLAESAIAGVGIGAAMYGMRPIAEMQFADFIMPAVNQIVSEAAKIRYRSNNDWNCPITIRAPYGGGVHGALYHSQSVEALFANQPGLKIVMPSTPYDVKGLLKAAIRDNDPVLFFEHKRAYRLIKGEVPDDDYVLPIGKADVKREGEDLTIITYGLCVHFALQAAEKLAQDGISAHILDLRTVYPLDKEAIIEAASKTGKVLLLTEDNKEGSIMSEVSAIIAENCLFDLDAPIMRLAGPDVPAMPYAPTMEKHFMINPDKVEAAMRKLAEF from the coding sequence ATGCCAGTCATTTCTTATATAGATGCTGTCACGATGGCGATTCGTGAAGAGATGGAACGTGATCCAAAAGTTTTCGTGCTTGGGGAAGATGTAGGCAAAAAAGGCGGAGTTTTCAAAGCAACAGCTGGATTGTACGACAAGTTTGGAGAAGAGCGTGTCATTGATACTCCGCTTGCAGAATCAGCAATTGCAGGTGTAGGAATTGGCGCAGCCATGTACGGTATGAGACCAATCGCAGAAATGCAATTTGCAGACTTTATCATGCCTGCAGTCAATCAAATCGTTTCAGAGGCAGCCAAAATCCGCTATCGTTCAAACAATGATTGGAATTGCCCGATTACGATTCGCGCTCCTTATGGCGGAGGCGTACATGGCGCTCTCTATCACTCTCAATCAGTCGAAGCTTTATTTGCCAATCAGCCGGGTCTTAAAATTGTGATGCCTTCAACTCCTTATGATGTAAAAGGATTGTTAAAGGCTGCAATTAGAGACAATGATCCAGTTCTGTTCTTTGAGCATAAAAGAGCTTACCGTCTCATCAAAGGCGAGGTTCCGGATGATGATTATGTGCTGCCAATCGGAAAAGCTGATGTAAAGCGTGAAGGTGAAGATCTTACAATCATCACTTACGGCCTGTGCGTTCATTTTGCTCTCCAAGCTGCAGAAAAGCTTGCGCAAGATGGGATTTCAGCGCATATTCTTGATTTGCGCACAGTTTATCCGCTTGATAAAGAAGCGATTATTGAAGCTGCATCTAAAACAGGAAAAGTGCTTTTGCTGACGGAAGATAACAAAGAAGGCAGCATCATGAGCGAAGTGTCAGCCATCATCGCTGAAAACTGCCTATTTGATTTGGATGCCCCAATCATGCGTCTTGCAGGTCCTGATGTGCCGGCAATGCCATATGCTCCAACAATGGAAAAACATTTTATGATCAATCCAGATAAAGTAGAAGCGGCTATGCGGAAGCTTGCTGAATTTTAA
- a CDS encoding thiamine pyrophosphate-dependent dehydrogenase E1 component subunit alpha, with the protein MAENRHKTLGLSDQDVLEMYETMVMARKIDERMWLLNRSGKIPFVISCQGQEAAQVGAAFALDRKKDYALPYYRDMGVVLAFGMTAKQLMLSGFAKAEDPSSGGRQMPGHFGQKENRIVTGSSPVTTQVPHAVGIALAGKMEKKDLVTFVTFGEGSSNQGDFHEGANFAGVHKLPVIFMCENNKYAISVPYEKQVACEKISDRAIGYGMPGYTVDGNDPLEVYQAVKEAADRGRRGEGPTLIEAISYRLTPHSSDDDDRSYRGQEEVSEAKKNDPILTFASYLKETGVMTDEKEKEIHDEIMKVVNEATDYAESAPYADAESALNYVYAE; encoded by the coding sequence ATGGCTGAGAATCGTCATAAAACACTTGGTTTATCTGATCAAGATGTTCTTGAAATGTATGAAACAATGGTCATGGCGCGCAAAATTGATGAACGCATGTGGCTGTTGAACCGTTCAGGAAAAATTCCATTCGTTATTTCATGTCAGGGACAGGAAGCGGCTCAGGTTGGTGCTGCGTTTGCACTTGACCGCAAAAAAGACTATGCACTTCCTTACTACCGGGATATGGGTGTCGTTCTTGCGTTTGGCATGACTGCAAAGCAATTGATGCTTTCGGGATTTGCAAAAGCAGAAGATCCAAGCTCAGGCGGACGCCAAATGCCCGGTCACTTTGGACAAAAAGAAAACCGCATTGTTACGGGCTCATCACCGGTTACAACTCAAGTGCCTCATGCGGTTGGAATTGCTCTTGCCGGCAAAATGGAGAAGAAGGATCTTGTTACGTTTGTCACGTTCGGCGAAGGATCATCAAACCAGGGAGACTTCCATGAAGGAGCAAACTTTGCCGGAGTGCATAAGCTTCCTGTCATTTTTATGTGCGAAAACAATAAATATGCAATCAGTGTTCCATACGAGAAGCAAGTTGCATGTGAGAAAATCTCAGACCGCGCGATTGGCTACGGAATGCCTGGCTATACGGTGGATGGAAATGATCCTCTTGAAGTGTATCAGGCTGTAAAAGAAGCTGCAGACAGAGGGCGCCGCGGAGAGGGCCCTACACTGATAGAAGCAATCTCATACCGTTTAACTCCTCACTCAAGTGATGACGATGATCGTTCATACCGCGGACAGGAAGAAGTCTCAGAAGCTAAGAAGAATGATCCGATCTTAACATTTGCCTCTTATTTAAAAGAGACTGGCGTCATGACGGATGAGAAGGAAAAAGAAATTCATGACGAGATCATGAAGGTTGTAAACGAAGCAACAGATTACGCTGAAAGTGCTCCATATGCAGATGCAGAATCGGCACTTAATTACGTATACGCAGAGTAA
- the lpdA gene encoding dihydrolipoyl dehydrogenase gives MATDYDLVIVGGGTGGYVAAIRASQLGLKTAIVEKGKLGGTCLHAGCIPSKALLRSAEVFATAKRSEEFGVITSGVELDFSKVQERKQSIIDTLHKGVQHLMKQGKIDVYEGIGRILGPSIFSPMPGTISVEMNNGEENEMLIPKNVIVSTGSRPRSLPGLEIDGESVLTSDEALALESLPKSIIIVGGGVIGIEWASMLSDFGLEVTVLEYADRILPTEDAEISKEMQRLLKKKGINLVTGAKVLSETLEKGKAVSISAEHKGDVKTFSAEKILVSVGRQANVEGIGIENTDIQLENGFIKTNQFMQTKESHIYAIGDVVGGLQLAHVASHEGITAVEHIAGHTPSAIDYKKVSRCVYSTPEIASVGYTEDEAKKAGFEVKTGKFSFRAIGKALVFGESDGFVKLIADAKTDDLLGVHMIGPHVTDMISEAGLAMVLDATPWEIGQTIHPHPTLSEAIGEAALAVDGKAIHS, from the coding sequence ATGGCAACAGATTATGATCTCGTCATTGTAGGCGGCGGAACAGGCGGATATGTAGCCGCAATTCGCGCAAGCCAGCTTGGCTTAAAAACAGCCATTGTTGAAAAAGGAAAACTTGGAGGCACTTGTCTTCATGCGGGATGTATTCCAAGCAAAGCACTGCTTAGAAGTGCAGAAGTTTTTGCAACTGCAAAAAGAAGCGAAGAGTTTGGCGTCATCACTTCAGGAGTTGAGCTCGATTTCTCGAAGGTTCAGGAACGGAAACAATCGATTATTGATACGCTTCATAAAGGCGTTCAGCATTTAATGAAGCAAGGGAAAATTGATGTTTATGAAGGAATTGGCCGTATTTTGGGTCCTTCTATTTTCTCTCCAATGCCCGGAACAATTTCTGTTGAGATGAATAACGGCGAGGAAAATGAAATGCTTATTCCGAAAAATGTGATTGTCTCTACAGGCTCAAGACCCCGCAGTCTGCCAGGTTTAGAAATTGACGGTGAATCTGTTTTAACGTCTGATGAAGCACTTGCGCTTGAATCACTGCCTAAATCAATCATTATTGTCGGCGGAGGGGTAATTGGAATAGAGTGGGCTTCTATGCTCTCTGATTTTGGACTGGAAGTTACTGTACTTGAGTATGCAGATCGTATCCTGCCTACTGAAGATGCTGAAATATCGAAAGAAATGCAGCGCTTGCTTAAGAAAAAAGGCATTAACCTTGTAACAGGTGCTAAAGTGCTGTCTGAAACTCTTGAAAAAGGAAAAGCTGTTTCTATCAGTGCTGAACATAAAGGTGATGTGAAAACCTTCTCTGCTGAAAAAATTCTTGTTTCAGTGGGACGTCAGGCAAATGTTGAAGGCATCGGCATTGAAAATACAGATATTCAGCTTGAAAATGGCTTTATTAAAACGAATCAATTTATGCAGACTAAAGAATCACATATTTATGCGATTGGCGACGTTGTAGGCGGTCTTCAGCTTGCGCATGTTGCTTCACATGAGGGCATTACAGCTGTTGAGCATATTGCCGGACATACGCCTTCTGCAATTGATTATAAAAAAGTTTCAAGATGTGTATACAGTACACCTGAAATTGCAAGCGTCGGGTATACAGAAGATGAAGCGAAAAAAGCGGGTTTTGAAGTGAAAACAGGCAAATTTTCATTCCGTGCAATCGGCAAAGCGCTTGTTTTTGGGGAATCTGATGGGTTTGTCAAATTAATAGCCGATGCAAAAACAGATGATCTCCTTGGTGTTCATATGATTGGACCGCATGTGACAGATATGATATCTGAAGCAGGGCTTGCAATGGTGCTTGATGCAACTCCTTGGGAAATTGGACAAACCATTCATCCTCATCCGACGCTCTCTGAAGCAATAGGTGAAGCGGCACTTGCAGTTGATGGGAAAGCAATCCACTCTTAA